A DNA window from Lachancea thermotolerans CBS 6340 chromosome G complete sequence contains the following coding sequences:
- the RCF1 gene encoding respiratory supercomplex assembly factor RCF1 (similar to uniprot|Q03713 Saccharomyces cerevisiae YML030W), with amino-acid sequence MSHLPSSFDGAEQDVDEMTFLEKMTFHCKQQPLVPLGTLATTVAVILAAQNVRSGNKRKAQKYFRWRVGLQGATLVALVAGSFIYGTSQKERQSKEDALREKAKLREKLWIQELERRDEETQLRKKRAELARSRAKELEQETQGLQQELRDLQAKTSSSK; translated from the coding sequence ATGTCACACCTACCTTCGAGTTTCGACGGTGCTGAGCAAGATGTGGACGAAATGACTTTCTTAGAGAAGATGACCTTCCACTGCAAACAGCAACCATTGGTACCTTTGGGAACGCTAGCAACCACGGTGGCCGTTATACTGGCGGCACAGAATGTGAGGTCCGGAAACAAGCGTAAGGCCCAGAAGTACTTCAGGTGGCGTGTGGGCCTTCAGGGAGCCACGCTGGTGGCCCTGGTCGCGGGCAGTTTTATCTACGGCACTTCGCAGAAAGAACGGCAGTCCAAAGAAGATGCTCTGCGCGAGAAGGCCAAACTcagagaaaagctttggaTCCAGGAGCTTGAGCGTCGTGACGAGGAGACGCAACTTCGCAAAAAGAGAGCTGAGCTCGCGCGCTCCAGAGCGAAAGAGCTAGAACAAGAAACGCAAGGATTGCAGCAAGAACTTCGCGACCTTCAAGCCAAGACATCCTCTAGCAAATAA
- the GUK1 gene encoding guanylate kinase (similar to uniprot|P15454 Saccharomyces cerevisiae YDR454C GUK1 Guanylate kinase, converts GMP to GDP; required for growth and mannose outer chain elongation of cell wall N-linked glycoproteins) → MSRPIVISGPSGTGKSTLLKKLFNEFPNKFGFSVSSTTRSPRPGEVNGTHYNFVTVEQFKEMIADGKFIEWAQFSGNYYGTTIASVNEVTNSGKRCILDIDMQGVKAVKKTDLNARFLFIAPPSVDSLRERLTGRGTETPESLQKRLDAATAEMDYAQTGAHDKIIVNDEVDVAYAQMKEFIFSE, encoded by the coding sequence ATGTCTCGTCCTATCGTTATTTCAGGTCCTAGCGGTACCGGAAAGTCCActttgctgaaaaagctgttcaacGAGTTCCCAAACAAGTTTGGGTTTTCAGTCTCGTCCACCACAAGAAGTCCTAGACCAGGCGAGGTCAACGGTACACACTACAACTTCGTCACTGTGGAGCAGTTCAAGGAGATGATTGCTGACGGGAAGTTCATCGAGTGGGCCCAGTTTTCTGGCAACTACTACGGGACCACCATCGCGTCCGTCAACGAGGTTACCAACAGCGGCAAGCGCTGCATTCTTGACATTGATATGCAGGGTGTCAAGGCCGTGAAGAAGACTGACCTGAATGCGCGCTTTCTGTTTATAGCGCCTCCTTCAGTCGATAGCCTTAGGGAACGCCTGACGGGCCGTGGCACAGAGACCCCAGAGTCGCTTCAGAAACGTCTTGACGCCGCCACAGCCGAGATGGACTACGCGCAGACTGGCGCTCATGACAAAATTATTGTCAACGACGAAGTTGACGTCGCTTACGCGCAGATGAAGGAGTTCATTTTCTCCGAGTGA
- the NHX1 gene encoding bifunctional K:H/Na:H antiporter NHX1 (similar to uniprot|Q04121 Saccharomyces cerevisiae YDR456W NHX1 Endosomal Na+/H+ exchanger) produces the protein MSTTFTQLVLGLAFRGALCWAKGVNTDPDDQEGVLPGDEDPPAGTLPGDEVSPVTEEIFSSWALFIMLFLLISALWSSYFLTQRRIKAVHETVLSIFYGMVVGLIIRLSPGHYIQDAVTFNSSYFFNILLPPIILNSGYELNQVNFFNNIVSILVFAIPGTFISSVVLGVILYIWTALGLESIDISFVDALSVGATLSATDPVTILSIFNAYKVDPKLYTIIFGESLLNDAISIVMFETCQKFHGKPAKFSSFFEGIGLFLMTFTVSLLIGVMIGILVALLLKHTLIRRYPRIESCLVLLIAYESYFFSNGCHMSGIVSLLFCGITLKHYAYFNMSRRTQITVKYIFQLLAQLSENFIFIYLGLSLFTEVELVYKPLLIIITGISICVARWCAVFPLSNFVNWLYRVKARRSMGIYGNDAAIPDEIPYQYQMMTFWAGLRGAVGVALAMGLQGEFKFTLLATVLVVVVLTVIIFGGTTAGMLEVLGIKTGCIDENDESDDEFDIEMPKPITLATGPIASYTDEVPSVEPISVPISTATATNPLSSDTVQSSSRVSLDKQHLRETLSTIFSADSQWFTNFDEQVLKPVFLDSDNSQSGKKSDSSTPNIMGNRK, from the coding sequence ATGTCAACTACATTTACACAGCTGGTGCTTGGCCTCGCGTTTCGCGGCGCTCTTTGCTGGGCGAAGGGCGTGAACACGGACCCAGATGATCAGGAAGGTGTTTTGCCGGGTGATGAGGATCCACCTGCAGGCACACTGCCGGGCGACGAAGTCAGCCCGGTAACCGAAGAGATATTCTCATCTTGGGCTCTTTTCATCATGTTATTTCTGCTGATATCAGCATTGTGGTCGAGTTACTTCCTTACACAGCGCCGCATCAAGGCCGTCCATGAAACAGTGCTCTCAATTTTCTACGGTATGGTCGTGGGCCTTATAATCCGGCTTTCTCCTGGTCATTACATCCAGGACGCGGTCACCTTCAATTCCTCatacttcttcaacatttTGCTGCCGCCTATCATTCTGAACTCAGGCTACGAGCTTAATCAGgtcaatttcttcaacaatatCGTCTCAATTTTGGTATTTGCGATCCCCGGCACTTTTATCTCATCAGTGGTGCTAGGTGTGATTCTGTATATCTGGACGGCGCTTGGGCTGGAAAGCATTGATATTTCGTTTGTGGATGCACTTTCAGTTGGTGCTACGCTTTCTGCCACTGACCCTGTCACTATTTTATCGATATTCAATGCCTACAAGGTTGATCCCAAGTTGTATACCATTATTTTTGGCGAATCCTTGCTTAATGATGCCATATCCATCGTCATGTTCGAAACTTGTCAAAAGTTCCACGGTAAACCTGCCAAGTTTTCCTCGTTTTTCGAAGGTATAGGGCTTTTCCTCATGACCTTCACAGTTTCGTTACTGATAGGGGTAATGATTGGAATTTTAGTTGCATTACTTCTTAAGCACACTTTGATTCGGCGGTATCCTCGGATTGAGAGTTGCCTAGTACTTCTAATAGCATACGAATCCTACTTTTTCTCCAATGGTTGCCATATGTCAGGAATTGTTTCGCTACTGTTTTGCGGCAtaactttgaagcactaTGCTTACTTCAACATGTCCAGAAGAACCCAGATTACAGTGAAATACATATTTCAACTCTTGGCCCAACtctctgaaaattttattTTCATCTACTTGGGCTTGTCCCTATTTACCGAGGTTGAGTTGGTTTACAAGCCGCTGCTAATCATAATAACAGGAATTTCCATCTGTGTCGCACGTTGGTGCGCAGTGTTTCCACTTTCGAATTTCGTTAATTGGCTTTACAGGGTCAAAGCAAGAAGATCTATGGGGATATATGGCAACGACGCTGCAATTCCTGATGAAATACCGTACCAGTATCAAATGATGACATTTTGGGCTGGCCTGAGAGGCGCAGTGGGTGTCGCACTGGCAATGGGGTTACAAGGCGAGTTCAAATTTACTTTGCTTGCTACCGTATTGGTTGTTGTGGTGCTTACAGTCATCATATTTGGAGGTACGACGGCTGGCATGTTGGAAGTTCTAGGAATCAAGACAGGGTGCATTGACGAAAATGACGAATCAGACGATGAATTTGATATCGAGATGCCTAAGCCTATCACACTCGCCACAGGACCAATAGCTTCATACACTGATGAGGTTCCTAGCGTGGAACCAATCTCAGTGCCTATCTCTACTGCGACAGCCACTAACCCGCTAAGCTCTGACACTGTTCAGTCCTCTTCCCGAGTATCATTGGACAAGCAGCACCTGCGGGAAACTCTGAGCACTATATTTTCCGCAGATTCTCAGTGGTTCACAAATTTCGACGAACAAGTTCTAAAGCCTGTCTTTTTGGACTCTGACAACTCTCAGTCAGGAAAAAAGAGCGACTCAAGTACCCCCAATATAATGGGAAATAGAAAGTAA
- the NDC1 gene encoding Ndc1p (similar to uniprot|P32500 Saccharomyces cerevisiae YML031W NDC1 Nuclear envelope protein with multiple putative transmembrane domains), which yields MESSVIPSPLSSRYSYHAIFSDVCKTRFSHLVARLLFSMAVCIGALASALAQRGASKWERTLSAPGKGILVYVGMLTVVLARKNYLHVRLPGYSSALSQAYWQLCSGQALVQLAVHILSSICIASALRDTVTGALQPQRVFGYRLAVWLLVPGLYTAQHVAFDLGRLAFRYGAQHQHPQQFIITRIHNVFAKCGVLAIAVALVLPVGSLYLGPRTSSLGVAGTFQCVILAFMIFVIWDLVNLAFNAYLSIGCLHKGKPISSLSSTPMETLISGLSSKKPFTKLTAFQELSYRATSPNIQLRLPIYHTRHRNVYIWPSILKECLNTIESTNSNVSAFMKSVEQQQESLRKPTANRPESLDERLNENGLFGNDYVITSSSQSRLPGSPPTSETLTHRITLQNNNIFARGNGDTVGSSPFQFSDVANNPILTRQTTITDIVGDCLRQLKDTFFGFFFPVQDEDSSPQLSLFELWRVSKKMQAEKLVPLPVCYAECVIALMGLLIKSLEEDPKGGVVSSVGEVLKILERSVGSLGGFAEWKDSLVSRETATPDVVTILYDLSINAFLEIVLGYNELLNNVYLDEDVVKLSKWVLEICNE from the coding sequence ATGGAATCCTCTGTCATTCCGAGTCCATTGAGCTCGCGTTACAGCTACCATGCCATATTTAGTGATGTGTGTAAAACCAGATTTAGTCATCTGGTCGCACGGCTCTTGTTCAGTATGGCTGTTTGCATCGGAGCGTTGGCGAGCGCATTGGCACAACGCGGCGCTTCAAAATGGGAACGTACCCTCTCTGCACCCGGCAAAGGTATACTAGTATATGTGGGAATGTTGACAGTGGTATTAGCGCGCAAAAACTATCTTCATGTGCGGCTTCCAGGGTACTCGAGCGCGTTATCACAAGCGTACTGGCAACTATGTTCGGGACAAGCATTAGTACAGCTAGCAGTTCACATTTTAAGCAGTATTTGCATTGCAAGTGCGCTCAGGGACACCGTAACTGGAGCTCTACAGCCCCAACGTGTATTTGGATATCGCTTGGCCGTATGGTTGCTCGTGCCTGGTTTGTACACCGCACAACATGTGGCTTTTGACCTTGGCAGACTCGCTTTCAGATATGGCGCACAACATCAACACCCGCAACAATTCATTATAACAAGAATTCACAATGTGTTTGCGAAGTGCGGAGTGCTAGCAATAGCAGTCGCACTTGTACTACCGGTTGGCTCGCTATACCTTGGCCCACGCACAAGCTCTTTGGGTGTTGCAGGTACATTCCAGTGCGTGATTTTGGCATTTATGATCTTTGTCATTTGGGATCTAGTAAACCTTGCTTTCAATGCGTACTTGTCAATCGGGTGTTTACACAAAGGCAAACCCATATCGTCACTCTCTTCCACTCCAATGGAGACGCTTATTTCTGGcctttcatcaaaaaagccATTCACAAAGCTAACTGCTTTCCAGGAACTCTCATATAGGGCCACGTCTCCTAATATCCAACTTCGCTTACCTATTTACCACACGCGCCACAGGAATGTCTACATTTGGCCTAgcattttgaaagagtgCTTGAACACCATTGAAAGTACGAATAGTAACGTATCTGCCTTTATGAAAAGTGTTGAACAACAGCAAGAATCTCTGCGGAAACCAACCGCGAATAGACCAGAGTCCTTAGATGAACGTCTTAACGAAAATGGGCTCTTTGGAAACGACTACGTGATCACCTCAAGTTCTCAGTCAAGACTGCCAGGTTCCCCTCCAACCTCCGAAACACTAACCCATAGAATCACTTTACAAAACAACAATATATTTGCAAGGGGGAATGGCGACACTGTAGGATCAAGCCCCTTTCAGTTCTCTGATGTTGCAAACAACCCCATACTCACACGCCAGACCACTATTACGGATATTGTCGGTGACTGTCTAAGACAGCTAAAAGACACGttctttggtttctttTTCCCAGTTCAGGACGAGGATTCATCTCCGCAGCTCAGTCTGTTTGAGCTTTGGCGTGTGtccaagaaaatgcaaGCAGAAAAGCTTGTTCCGCTGCCGGTGTGTTACGCTGAGTGCGTTATTGCCCTAATGGGCCTCTTAATCAAGTCACTAGAGGAAGACCCAAAGGGTGGCGTGGTTTCATCAGTCGGCgaggttttgaagattttaGAAAGATCGGTAGGTTCGTTGGGCGGTTTCGCTGAATGGAAAGACTCACTTGTTTCCAGAGAAACAGCGACTCCAGATGTTGTTACTATTCTTTACGATCTTTCGATTAACGCATTCCTTGAAATTGTGCTCGGTTACAACGAACTACTAAATAATGTTTAccttgatgaagatgttgTCAAGCTGAGCAAATGGGTTCTGGAAATATGTAACGAGTAG
- the RAD52 gene encoding recombinase RAD52 (similar to uniprot|P06778 Saccharomyces cerevisiae YML032C RAD52 Protein that stimulates strand exchange by facilitating Rad51p binding to single-stranded DNA anneals complementary single-stranded DNA involved in the repair of double-strand breaks in DNA during vegetative growth and meiosis), producing MIEKSLIHVGIKSARPIGVSQAAMDASKTNGSSTEDIQAKLDKKLGPEYISKRVGFGANRVAYIEGWKAINLANQIFGYNGWSTEVKSITIDFMDERQGKFCIGCTAIIRVTLSDGTFREDIGYGTVENERRKSSAFERAKKSAVTDALKRSLRAFGNALGNCLYDKSFLAKIDKVKFDPPDFDEGNLYRATDEFAENSRAGDSSRGAPTGLPVGTPRSDHEARGPPYKRRNINQTPNVVPLPAPARELQPQHAQQPQPPSDQDPDELLDDSFMFSDELQDDDIIAAGEAQPTTPALDRPVESHPNPQAQVQTPVAFVTAKAAPNLQNKAPVPPGSVFDPKFRAQSIRHTVDQTTSAHVKTSVLRERGLPNNRSAIYNQYAPKGKLIGDTNTAQDSSVPPRERQPILPAVASTATTTNITHHEASAKEVQNNGYANAGQPNGTSVHAGNVIPPAVSSPAATVRSVGKPKAHHPNVRNPL from the coding sequence ATGATTGAGAAGTCATTGATACATGTTGGGATCAAGAGTGCGAGGCCTATAGGGGTATCACAGGCAGCGATGgatgcttcaaagacaaacGGATCAAGCACCGAAGATATTCAAGCAAAATTAGATAAAAAGTTAGGACCTGAGTACATTTCTAAGCGAGTTGGATTTGGGGCGAATCGAGTGGCATACATTGAAGGATGGAAGGCAATAAACCTAGCAAACCAAATTTTTGGGTATAATGGTTGGAGCACTGAGGTCAAGAGTATAACAATCGATTTTATGGATGAGCGGCAAGGGAAGTTCTGCATAGGGTGCACAGCGATCATCCGCGTCACGCTAAGCGATGGAACGTTTCGCGAGGATATAGGCTATGGGACGGTGGAGAATGAACGACGCAAATCATCAGCATTTGAAAGAGCTAAAAAGTCTGCTGTCACAGATGCACTGAAGCGTAGCTTGCGCGCATTCGGTAACGCGCTGGGCAACTGTTTATATGACAAATCCTTCCTGGCAAAGATTGATAAGGTGAAGTTTGATCCTCCCGATTTTGACGAAGGAAACCTATATCGCGCGACAGATGAATTTGCAGAAAACTCGCGCGCAGGAGACAGCTCGCGCGGCGCACCTACTGGTTTACCGGTTGGCACTCCCAGAAGTGACCACGAGGCGCGCGGCCCACCATATAAACGCCGGAACATCAATCAAACACCAAATGTTGTACCGCTACCGGCTCCAGCCCGTGAGCTACAACCACAACACGCTCAGCAGCCTCAACCACCATCAGACCAAGATCCCGACGAATTGCTGGACGATTCTTTCATGTTTAGCGACGAGCTCCAAGATGATGACATAATAGCTGCGGGCGAAGCCCAGCCAACAACGCCCGCTTTAGATCGTCCTGTTGAAAGCCATCCTAACCCCCAAGCTCAGGTCCAGACGCCAGTTGCTTTCGTGACGGCCAAAGCAGCCCCAAACCTACAAAATAAAGCTCCCGTCCCGCCTGGCAGTGTATTCGACCCCAAGTTTCGCGCCCAGTCTATCAGGCATACAGTTGATCAAACAACTTCCGCCCATGTTAAAACAAGCGTGCTCCGGGAAAGGGGCCTTCCAAACAACAGAAGTGCTATTTATAATCAGTACGCTCCCAAAGGTAAGTTAATAGGAGACACCAATACCGCACAGGACTCGTCAGTGCCTCCTCGGGAGCGCCAGCCTATTTTACCTGCAGTGGCTTCTACAGCGACGACAACTAACATCACCCATCACGAAGCATCTGCTAAAGAGGTTCAAAATAATGGGTACGCCAACGCAGGTCAACCCAATGGCACTTCAGTACATGCTGGGAATGTAATACCACCTGCAGTGTCTTCGCCTGCGGCGACAGTTAGATCAGTGGGTAAGCCCAAGGCCCATCATCCGAATGTTAGGAATCCCTTATAA